The Gouania willdenowi chromosome 20, fGouWil2.1, whole genome shotgun sequence genome window below encodes:
- the adgrg2a gene encoding uncharacterized protein adgrg2a isoform X1 codes for MGRMISPCLKRRWRLYFFLMESLLLAAPPPKVLGSFLGDTKAVLNDCGDRWILRDWASIPQLLQMTVCVNIRVVAPGSWVAFTYSSVWALGLNRPEFGLEGDEGAIYVWLLRVRHNFPLRLAPQLWHRLCLKRDVPGNTFSLEVDEMLVAKRTVIAQAIPPHGSLWLGCHSRGPEVGVLELYLFRMWADLREHELCEDGSVIGWDDRYWKTSPKARERDPYLMCAAGSGFGKLFGTPPAWTFSLPAPPLYSGPANQIPTNTQSPASTPSMAIQSRVGGASGSRVTCDSRRICSDTNVYFLMPLNVEVKGSKKTEQDVHNWVSKAFACQSNSSDSAHPATGSVHFCHLQVVNLSCSEHMVISQAFCDVLLLLSRAASACDLQRAGDSALQQPGEDIQAKISGEVERVVKRNLCDDAGPTRSGFVRCSSVNSIEDICLSGLPLKLSCLPLDPNSHLTSQPKTDSCSPGREPHYCDCTAFCDSTSHFYALIVSIQSANINLDLIKSLLLKPHVTSKCSKRSRCKDYENIFKVYKGAHVECDGSPNRLYSCQVILEMSKPVDGCSLYDVVLQSIDQRSMMMESPLHHMMVCGPPDWPVHSLLVSNLTWVSTDLSDSDVCRPNPSLFLCDPSETLAIIMADSCPSEPPTAQTHTQTNNIQPAAQSTQQPTWRPAHTTFTKSSTTTQSSTVVENTTTYHTKLRTPSKNTTGRNKNTTTVTATFSKIDSTTSAHNVTTVAFPKHVTEQPLKDTTTQNKTSVTAYPNATIAVTQNTTTTSLSTKDTLAQTSTAVTAFQSNTTNNVTSQFWAEVTTKPNVMTVTPPTNSVGYTIATTTLSLNDTTLHDATTSPPGDTMTHNRAKVTLSTNSPHTGTTATVGNNRTATILPKDTERTDTPTTTSYPGNTAHKVTTVAQPPRDTTNNATLSPDFKNPNVSVRGATQTTATHNHTVQTPSGVTSHPYNTTPTMSQIDTNKTMTTDSHSKHNVTTSNPFVNDTVTNTSMVTPSLNDNLTNNVSMVTASLNGTVTSNVTMVTMSPKDAFYKVTTAMPSLNDTAINISMVTPSLNDTVPNNVTIVTMSPNDASYNATTATTLPIETVTNVSMVTPSLNYTVSDNDSVVTPSRDDTLTNNVTMVTMSPNDASYNATTATPLQIDTVTNVSMVTPSLNDTVTKNVSIVTAFLNDNVTNNVSLVTASLNDTVTTVSMVTASLNDATHNVTTGNYFVSDTVTINVSTVTVSPSLASYNVTALTLSLNDTTHNVTTVDLSLNNTVTNNISMVAISLNDTTLTVTTVSPFPNDNNISTASSSSNNGTTLTVTHNVSMVTTIVMASLNDTVTQNLTMATSFNDASYNVTTVTLFQNITSNNVTTALPILNDTLHIVTPVKTTLHNITMVTSSPYNKTHKLTTDILPMVTTQTLVTAAVAPHQNDTTHIVTTTESTTTTRHTARYEVTNSQTTVLPTTVDDMPFTNDTHTTFGSITSTTPDDYTTLPAVVDNTSTEIVTKTTSRATATTQADTTSSTTLPTSLLSLTTSTATEVATMTTNPTRKDPGHHSLSPPSNSSPYTSTLPTTAGNGSETQEELANLLIDRTQNASQLNSSQVSQVVGDLEKLLNASSVSLSMGQKAVRVISNLMGGDSDALSGSAHRLIRLVEDLGLKLMVDGVSEALSSSSLVLAVMRVDGTSFPVITMDIVGTDDVQLGGLSRSQLPRSKSALGSVYLPSSLVSGLSPAVQRHAHRVHFSFYTTSVLFQDKSLKDNTTVSPVLTSSVADMSIRNLSENIELTIRYLTPVEGNFSASCVFWDFALNGGGGGWSSLGCSIIRTTAEDSTCSCNHLTAFAILLDLSRQETVDPKHAQVLTFITYIGCGISAIFLAVTLLTYLMFDKLQRDIPAKILVQLCFSLLLLNLVFLLDGWLALYPAVGLCISTAFFLHYFLLTSFTWAGLEALHMYLSIVRVFVPYLGRYMLKFSLIGWGFPLIVVIIVISIDKDNYGLVTYGRDTDGSSDDFCWLRSDVAFYVGVVAYFLLVFVLCLLVFVVVMYQLARIKKQNPHNQFPSRGVLTDVRSVTGLVVLLGLTWGFALFAWGSLHTPFVYLFSIFNSLQGFFIFVFHCAVKDNVRRQWRTYLCCGRLRLAENSEWSRTATHNRNATRHVTNTAAPFHTSRSSSVISDATNSSGCSSSLFADSGISDGSNCDVVLNELHRRNLALQGEP; via the exons ATGGG gaGGATGATCAGCCCCTGCTTAAAGAGACGATGGAGGCTTTACTTTTTTCTTATGGAGAGTTTGCTGCTGGCAGCTCCTCCACCCAAAG TGCTTGGTTCGTTCCTTGGTGACACCAAGGCAGTACTGAACGACTGTGGGGACCGCTGGATCCTGCGAGACTGGGCCTCCATTCCTCAGCTTCTTCAGATGACCGTGTGCGTTAACATTCGTGTGGTAGCCCCGGGGTCCTGGGTGGCCTTCACCTACAGCTCGGTTTGGGCTTTGGGCCTAAACAGGCCAGAATTTGGTCTGGAAGGGGACGAGGGGGCCATATACGTATGGCTCCTACGAGTGCGTCACAACTTTCCTCTCAGACTGGCCCCACAGTTGTGGCACAGATTGTGTCTGAAGAGGGACGTACCAGGAAACACTTTCAGCCTGGAG GTGGATGAGATGCTGGTGGCAAAGAGGACTGTCATCGCCCAGGCCATCCCCCCTCATGGCTCACTGTGGCTCGGCTGCCATTCCAGGGGCCCTGAAGTGGGGGTCTTGGAGCTCTACCTGTTCAGGATGTGGGCGGACCTGAGAGAGCACGAGCTGTGTGAAGACggctctgtgattggctgggaTGACCGATACTGGAAAACCAGTCCTAAAGCCAGAGAGAGGGACCCCTACCTCATGTGTG CTGCTGGATCTGGATTTGGAAAATTATTTGGGACTCCACCTG CCTGGACATTTTCTTTGCCTGCACCGCCCCTTTACTCTGGTCCAGCCAATCAGATCCCCACAAACACCCAGAGTCCTGCAAGCACTCCTTCAATGGCCATTCAGAGCCGTGTGGGAGGAGCCTCAG gttCTCGTGTAACGTGTGACAGCCGTCGCATTTGCTCTGATACAA ACGTATACTTTTTGATGCCTTTAAATGTGGAGGTCAAAGGAAGCAAAAAGACAGAACAGGATGTGCACAACTGG GTATCCAAAGCCTTTGCTTGTCAGTCCAACAGCAGCGACTCAGCACATCCGGCAACAGGATCTGTACATTTCTGCCATCTGCAG GTTGTGAACTTGTCCTGCAGTGAACACATGGTTATCAG CCAAGCATTCTGCgacgtgctgctgctgctcagccGTGCAGCCTCAGCATGTGACCTGCAGCGGGCTGGAGACTCTGCACTGCAGCAACCTGGAGAGGACATTCAAGCAAAAATCAGTGGAGAGGTGGAGAGAGTAG TGAAGCGAAACCTGTGTGATGATGCGGGACCAACTCGCAGTGGGTTCGTCAGATGTTCATCCGTGAACTCCATAGAGGATATTTGTCTATCAGGCTTGCCGTTAAAGCTTTCATG CTTGCCTTTAGACCCCAACTCCCACCTCACATCACAACCAAAGACAGATTCATGCAGCC CAGGACGAGAGCCTCACTACTGTGACTGCACTGCTTTCTGCGATTCAACAA GTCATTTTTACGCCTTAATCGTCAGTATTCAAAGTGCCAACATTAACCTGGACTTAATAAAAAGCCTG TTACTGAAGCCACACGTCACGTCCAAGTGCAGCAAACGCAGTCG ATGCAAAGATTATGAAAACATTTTCAAGGTCTACAAG GGGGCTCATGTGGAATGTGATGGGTCACCAAACAG GTTGTACAGCTGCCAGGTCATACTGGAGATGTCTAAACCCGTCGATGGCTGCTCTCTTTATGATGTTGTCCTGCAGAGCATCGACCAGCGCTCCATGATGATGGAAAGCCCTCTTCATCACATGA TGGTGTGCGGTCCTCCTGATTGGCCCGTCCACTCTCTGCTGGTCTCCAACCTGACGTGGGTTTCCACTGACCTATCGGACTCTGACGTCTGCCGGCCCAACCCCTCGCTGTTTCTATG TGACCCCAGTGAGACTCTGGCCATTATCATGGCTGACAGCTGCCCGTCGGAGCCTCCCACAGCGCAGACACACACTCAGACTAACAATATTCAACCAGCAGCACAAAGCACACAACAACCCACCTGGAGGCCTGCCCATACAACATTTACCAAGTCATCAACAACGACACAATCTTCCACAGTTGtagaaaacacaacaacatatCACACAAAACTAAGGACACCAAGTAAAAACACAACGGGGAGAAACAAAAACACTACAACAGTTACTGCTACTTTTAGCAAAATTGATTCCACAACATCTGCACACAATGTAACAACTGTTGCCTTTCCAAAACATGTCACAGAACAGCCTCTAAAAGACAcgacaacacaaaataaaactagtGTCACAGCTTATCCAAATGCTACAATTGCagttacacaaaacacaactaCAACGTCACTGTCTACAAAGGATACATTAGCACAAACTAGCACTGCAGTTACAGCTTTTCAAAGTAATACAACAAACAATGTGACAAGTCAATTTTGGGCAGAAGTTACAACAAAACCCAATGTAATGACAGTCACACCTCCAACAAATAGTGTTGGCTACACTATAGCCACCACAACACTATCTCTGAATGACACAACACTACACGATGCAACGACAAGTCCTCCAGGTGACACAATGACCCACAATAGAGCTAAAGTTACACTTTCAACAAATAGCCCTCACACTGGGACTACAGCCACTGTTGGCAACAATCGTACAGCCACAATCCTTCCAAAGGACACTGAAAGGACAGATACACCTACGACTACATCCTATCCAGGAAACACAGCACACAAAGTAACTACAGTTGCACAACCTCCACGTGACACAACGAACAATGCAACTCTCTCCCCAGATTTTAAGAATCCTAATGTTAGTGTTAGAGGCGCTACACAAACTACAGCCACACATAATCACACTGTACAGACACCCTCTGGTGTAACATCTCATCCCTACAACACAACTCCCACAATGTCTCAGATTGATACAAACAAAACTATGACCACAGATTCACATTCAAAACACAACGTAACTACAAGTAATCCCTTTGTGAATGACACAGTAACCAACACTTCCATGGTTACGCCTTCTCTAAATGATAACTTAACCAACAACGTTTCTATGgttacagcttctctaaatggTACCGTAACCAGCAATGTTACTATGGTTACGATGTCTCCCAAAGATGCATTTTACAAGGTGACTACAGCTATGCCTTCTCTAAATGACACAGCAATTAACATTTCCATGGTTACGCCTTCCCTAAATGATACCGTACCTAACAACGTTACGATAGTTACGATGTCCCCCAATGATGCATCTTACAATGCAACTACAGCTACGACTCTTCCAATTGAAACAGTAACCAACGTTTCTATGGTTACACCTTCTCTAAATTATACAGTATCTGACAACGATTCAGTGGTTACGCCTTCCCGAGATGATACATTAACCAACAACGTTACAATGGTTACAATGTCGCCCAATGATGCATCTTACAACGCAACTACAGCTACGCCTCTTCAAATTGATACAGTAACTAATGTTTCCATGGTTACGCCTTCTCTAAATGATACTGtaacaaaaaatgtttctattgttACAGCTTTTCTAAATGATAATGTAACTAACAACGTTTCTCTGGTTACAGCATCTCTAAATGATACAGTAACCACCGTCTCTATGGTTACCGCTTCTCTAAATGATGCCACACACAATGTAACTACAGGTAATTATTTTGTCAGTGATACTGTAACCATCAACGTTTCTACGGTTACCGTGTCTCCTAGTCTTGCATCTTACAATGTAACTGCGCTTACATTGTCGCTAAATGATACAACACACAATGTAACTACAGTTGATCTGTCTTTAAATAATACAGTGACAAACAACATTTCCATGGTTGCGATCTCACTAAATGATACAACGCTAACTGTGACTACCGTTAGTCCTTTTCCTAATGATAACAACATATCCACGGCTTCAAGTTCTTCCAACAATGGAACTACTCTGACAGTGACACACAACGTTTCCATGGTTACAACAATTGTTATGGCCTCTCTGAATGACACAGTAACGCAAAATCTTACTATGGCGACATCTTTCAATGATGCGTCATACAATGTAACTACAGTTACACTTTTTCAAAATATCACCTCAAACAATGTAACCACAGCATTGCCTATTCTAAATGATACGTTGCACATTGTAACGCCAGTAAAAACAACACTACACAACATTACCATGGTTACATCCTCTCcatacaataaaacacacaagttAACTACTGACATCCTTCCAATGGTTACGACACAAACTTTGGTAACTGCTGCTGTCGCCCCCCATCAAAATGATACAACGCACATCGTAACCACCACAGAGTCGACCACGACTACCCGTCACACAGCGAGATATGAGGTTACCAACAGTCAAACAACAGTTCTGCCCACAACTGTAGACGACATGCCTTTTACTAATGACACCCACACAACGTTTGGCTCAATAACGTCAACAACACCTGACGACTACACAACTCTCCCAGCAGTGGTAGACAACACAAGCACAGAGATAGTAACCAAAACAACATCGAGAGCAACAGCCACTACACAAGCTGACACAACATCCTCAACCACATTACCAACATCTCTGCTCAGTTTGACGACATCTACAGCCACAGAAGTGGccacaatgacaacaaatccCACAAGAAAAGACCCAGGACACCATTCACTGAGTCCTCCGTCCAACAGTTCACCATACACATCCACATTACCCACAACTGCTG GCAATGGATCAGAAACACAGGAGGAACTAGCAAACCTGCTCATCGATCGAACACAAAACGCCTCTCAGCTCAACTCATCTCAG GTGTCTCAGGTGGTCGGGGACTTGGAGAAGCTTCTGAACGCTTCCTCAGTTTCCCTGTCAATGGGACAAAAGGCTGTCAGGGTAATCAGCAACCTGATGGGCGGAGATTCAGACGCCCTCTCTGGATCGGCTCACAG GCTCATTCGCCTGGTGGAGGACTTGGGCCTGAAACTGATGGTTGATGGAGTTAGCGAGGCGCTTTCTTCCAGCTCACTGGTTCTGGCTGTCATGAGAGTGGATGGGACCAGCTTCCCAGTAATAACTATGGACATTGTTGGCACAGATGATGTTCAG CTTGGGGGTCTCAGCAGGTCCCAACTCCCAAGGTCAAAGTCCGCTCTGGGTTCAGTTTACCTTCCGTCCTCCCTCGTGTCAGGCCTCAGTCCTGCAGTGCAGCGGCACGCCCATCGAGTCCACTTCTCTTTCTACACTACCAGTGTTCTTTTTCAG gaCAAAAGTCTGAAAGATAACACAACGGTGAGCCCTGTTCTGACTTCCAGTGTGGCTGATATGTCTATCAGGAATCTGAGTGAAAACATCGAATTGACCATCAGATACTTGACCCCAGTCGAG GGAAACTTCTCAGCTTCCTGTGTTTTCTGGGACTTTGCTCTAAACG GTGGTGGAGGAGGGTGGAGCTCACTGGGCTGTTCCATCATCAGGACCACAGCAGAAGATTCCACCTGCAGCTGTAACCATCTCACAGCCTTTGCAATCCTGCTG GATTTATCAAGGCAGGAAACGGTTGATCCCAAACACGCACAAGTACTCACTTTCATCACCTACATTGGCTGTGGAATCTCTGCCATTTTCCTGGCCGTCACCTTGTTGACTTATCTAATGTTTGa TAAACTCCAGCGAGATATTCCTGCTAAGATTCTGGTCCAGCTCTGcttctccctcctcctcctgaacCTGGTCTTCCTATTGGACGGCTGGCTGGCTCTCTACCCGGCGGTCGGCCTCTGCATTAGCACCGCCTTCTTCCTGCACTACTTCCTGCTCACGTCCTTCACGTGGGCGGGGCTTGAGGCTCTGCACATGTACCTGAGCATCGTGCGAGTGTTCGTCCCCTACCTGGGCAGATACATGCTGAAgttctctctgattggctggg GGTTTCCTCTGATTGTGGTGATTATTGTGATATCAATCGACAAAGACAACTATGGCCTTGTTACATATGGAAGAGACACAGATGGCAGCTCAGATGACTT CTGCTGGCTGAGGAGTGATGTGGCCTTCTACGTGGGGGTGGTGGCTTACTTCCTGCTGGTCTTCGTCCTGTGTCTGCTGGTTTTCGTTGTGGTCATGTACCAGTTGGCTCGCATCAAGAAGCAGAATCCTCACAACCAGTTCCCGAGCAGGGGCGTGCTGACGGACGTGCGCAGCGTGACTGGGCTGGTGGTCCTGCTGGGGCTCACCTGGGGGTTCGCCCTCTTCGCCTGGGGCTCGCTACACACGCCCTTTGTTTACCTTTTCTCCATTTTCAACTCCCTGCAGG gTTTCTTTATCTTTGTTTTCCACTGTGCTGTGAAAGACAACGTCCGCAGGCAGTGGAGAACCTACCTGTGCTGTGGACGCCTACGACTGGCTGAGAACTCAG agtggagtAGAACAGCCACCCACAATAGGAACGCGACGCGCCACGTGACAAACACTGCAGCTCCGTTCCACACGTCCAGGAGCTCCTCGGTCATCAGCGATGCCACCAACAGCAGTGGTTGCAGCA GCTCTTTGTTTGCAGACAGCGGCATCTCAGACGGCTCCAACTGTGATGTGGTGCTCAACGAGCTCCACAGGAGGAACCTGGCCCTGCAGGGCGAGCCCTGA